A portion of the Oxynema aestuarii AP17 genome contains these proteins:
- the thiS gene encoding sulfur carrier protein ThiS, with product MADRITLQLNGESHTCPAGLNVPQCLEHLGFNPRLVALEYNGEILHRQFWTTTEIRGGDRLEVVTIVGGG from the coding sequence ATGGCCGATCGAATTACCTTGCAACTTAATGGTGAAAGCCACACCTGTCCGGCAGGTTTGAACGTGCCGCAATGCCTAGAACATCTCGGGTTCAATCCCCGCTTGGTGGCGTTGGAGTACAACGGCGAAATTCTCCACCGTCAGTTTTGGACGACGACGGAAATCCGAGGGGGCGATCGCCTGGAAGTGGTTACGATTGTCGGGGGCGGTTGA